A region of Pseudarthrobacter sp. NIBRBAC000502770 DNA encodes the following proteins:
- a CDS encoding FKBP-type peptidyl-prolyl cis-trans isomerase, translating into MSFGQREFDRQKPEIDFPEGDVPTELVITDLIEGDGKEAKAGDTVSTHYVGVAWSTGEEFDASWGRGAPLDFRVGVGQVIQGWDQGLLGMKVGGRRRLEIPSELAYGSRGAGGAIKPNEALIFVVDLVAVR; encoded by the coding sequence ATGTCGTTTGGACAGCGGGAATTCGACCGCCAGAAGCCCGAGATCGACTTCCCGGAAGGCGACGTCCCCACGGAACTCGTCATCACGGACCTCATCGAGGGTGACGGCAAGGAAGCCAAAGCAGGGGACACCGTCTCCACCCACTACGTCGGCGTCGCCTGGTCCACGGGCGAAGAATTCGACGCCTCCTGGGGCCGCGGCGCACCGCTGGACTTCCGGGTCGGTGTCGGCCAGGTCATCCAGGGCTGGGACCAGGGCCTGCTGGGCATGAAGGTCGGCGGCCGCCGCCGCCTGGAGATCCCCTCAGAACTGGCATACGGCTCCCGTGGAGCCGGTGGAGCGATCAAGCCCAACGAGGCACTGATTTTCGTCGTGGACCTCGTCGCCGTCCGCTGA